One region of Myxococcus fulvus genomic DNA includes:
- the hisC gene encoding histidinol-phosphate transaminase, with protein sequence MRPLVPSYVETLKPYVPGKPIEETEREFGLSGVIKLASNENPLGPSPRALEAMRNASSQVHLYPDATSFHLVRRLAASLGVQPQEVVLGSGSNELIELLIRTFTTPEDEILLCKNSFSAYRISAQAHGRPFVEVPMREGYQYDLEAMARAVTPRTRLIFLANPDNPTGTAFGREALEKFLAAVPAEVLVAYDEAYFEFVDWPEYVSGVELFRRHPNLVALRTFSKIHGLAGIRLGYGVMDAKLATYVQRTRMPFNLTVVAQAAGLAALEDTEHVKRTRENNREGLRYFEAELPKLGITLTKSHANFVFADFRRSSTELYELLLRKGVIVRPFAGGGFPTCLRISVGTASENERCVRALKEVLA encoded by the coding sequence ATGCGACCTCTCGTTCCTTCCTACGTCGAGACGCTCAAGCCGTACGTCCCGGGCAAGCCCATCGAGGAGACCGAGCGCGAGTTCGGGCTCTCGGGCGTCATCAAGCTGGCCTCCAACGAGAACCCGCTGGGGCCCTCCCCGCGGGCGCTCGAGGCGATGCGGAACGCGTCCTCGCAGGTGCATCTGTATCCGGATGCCACGTCCTTCCACCTGGTGCGCCGGCTGGCCGCGTCCCTGGGCGTGCAGCCTCAAGAAGTGGTGCTGGGCAGCGGCTCCAACGAGCTCATCGAGCTGCTCATCCGCACCTTCACCACGCCGGAGGATGAGATCCTCCTGTGCAAGAACTCGTTCTCCGCGTACCGCATCTCCGCGCAGGCCCACGGGCGGCCCTTCGTGGAGGTGCCGATGCGCGAGGGCTACCAGTATGACCTGGAGGCCATGGCGCGCGCGGTGACGCCGCGCACGCGGCTCATCTTCCTGGCCAACCCGGACAACCCCACGGGCACGGCGTTCGGCCGCGAGGCGCTGGAGAAGTTCCTGGCGGCGGTGCCGGCCGAGGTGCTGGTGGCGTACGACGAGGCCTACTTCGAGTTCGTCGACTGGCCCGAGTACGTCAGCGGGGTGGAGCTGTTCCGCCGCCATCCGAACCTGGTCGCACTGCGCACGTTCAGCAAGATCCACGGGCTCGCCGGCATCCGGCTGGGCTACGGGGTGATGGACGCGAAGCTGGCGACGTACGTGCAGCGCACGCGCATGCCCTTCAACCTCACGGTGGTGGCGCAGGCGGCGGGGCTCGCGGCGCTCGAGGACACCGAGCACGTGAAGCGCACGCGCGAGAACAACCGCGAGGGGTTGCGCTACTTCGAGGCGGAGCTGCCCAAGCTGGGAATCACGCTCACCAAGAGCCACGCCAACTTCGTGTTCGCGGACTTCCGCCGCTCGTCCACGGAGCTGTATGAGCTGCTGTTGCGCAAGGGCGTCATCGTCCGGCCGTTCGCGGGCGGCGGCTTCCCCACCTGCCTGCGCATCTCCGTGGGCACCGCGTCGGAGAACGAGCGCTGTGTGCGCGCGCTGAAGGAGGTGCTCGCGTGA
- a CDS encoding lytic transglycosylase domain-containing protein yields MSWMGMVAGCALGVSLGQSPTTLEAVRLHQANATSLAEREWTECAAKRCADAGRLGLLAGTLALSEGRAAEARDMLAANPAPALLEPYRAFYLGQARFYAGDAPGAALDFARVLELPGAPLDLVTRARARLGESLLKAGKAKQAAGVLESAVKATPTPELLFQRAQARGESGNRAGQQADLLEVALRFPTHPYADDALKALAERRPAVRLGFAERTRRAEGFLSGGASQRALAELDALAGEKLGKEQSAKVSLLRAKGLFAQKRDEEAHKELALARKGSAETAAEAELVVARRALRADDNDKARELMAGLAKKYAAQSAGEEGAFFAGWLDLQAGRFEEAAKSFTAHADRYTRSRRRDEGMWFRALAYLRLADHAKAREALDALVTAYPRGSLAPQARYWMARSQELGGATADVVGPEYERLIASAPASFYALLASERLQELGRPAPARFPKPPLALELPRPPELALAVELTRAGLFRDAADEVESHVTRLRSADQALPFAHALLSLGEFGHAHTVAARHLWGRAFGSREPDALAAFYPRAFSNAVEQAATTHKVDPFLVWAIMRRESAFKPEVMSAADARGLMQIIPKTATEIAQKLAEPAPAPADLFSPERNIRYGAWYLSRLMERFAHPVLAAAAYNAGPTAAAKWAQERGDLPLDLFVESIPFRETRGYVKQVVADLFLYHGFYDAQGTQQPRLSLVVPAPSKEGVTF; encoded by the coding sequence ATGAGCTGGATGGGGATGGTCGCGGGGTGCGCACTGGGGGTTTCCCTCGGACAATCCCCGACAACCCTGGAGGCCGTGCGGCTGCACCAGGCGAACGCGACCTCCCTGGCCGAGCGGGAGTGGACCGAGTGCGCGGCGAAGCGCTGCGCGGACGCGGGACGGCTGGGCCTGCTGGCGGGCACGCTGGCCCTCTCCGAGGGACGCGCGGCCGAGGCCCGGGACATGCTGGCGGCCAACCCCGCCCCCGCCTTGCTGGAGCCCTATCGCGCCTTCTACCTGGGCCAGGCCCGCTTCTACGCCGGGGACGCACCGGGCGCCGCGCTCGACTTCGCGCGGGTGCTGGAGCTCCCGGGCGCGCCGCTGGACCTGGTGACGCGGGCGCGGGCCCGGCTGGGTGAATCCCTGCTCAAGGCGGGCAAGGCGAAGCAGGCGGCGGGGGTGCTCGAGTCGGCGGTGAAGGCCACGCCCACGCCGGAGCTGCTGTTCCAGCGGGCGCAGGCGCGGGGCGAGTCGGGCAACCGCGCGGGCCAGCAGGCGGACCTGCTGGAGGTCGCGCTGCGCTTCCCCACACACCCGTATGCCGATGACGCATTGAAGGCGCTCGCCGAGCGTCGCCCCGCGGTGCGCCTGGGTTTCGCCGAGCGCACGCGACGGGCCGAGGGCTTCCTGTCCGGAGGTGCCTCGCAGCGCGCGCTGGCGGAGCTGGACGCGCTCGCGGGTGAAAAGCTCGGCAAGGAACAGTCGGCGAAGGTGTCGCTGCTGAGGGCCAAGGGCCTGTTCGCGCAGAAGCGCGACGAGGAGGCGCACAAGGAGCTGGCGCTGGCGCGCAAGGGCTCGGCGGAGACGGCCGCGGAGGCGGAGCTGGTCGTCGCGCGGCGGGCCCTGAGGGCGGATGACAACGACAAGGCCCGGGAGCTGATGGCGGGCCTGGCCAAGAAGTACGCGGCACAGTCGGCGGGCGAGGAAGGTGCGTTCTTCGCGGGCTGGCTGGATTTGCAGGCGGGCCGCTTCGAGGAGGCCGCGAAGTCCTTCACCGCGCACGCGGACCGCTACACGCGCTCGCGGCGTCGGGACGAGGGCATGTGGTTCCGCGCGCTCGCGTATCTGCGGCTCGCGGACCACGCCAAGGCGCGCGAGGCGTTGGACGCGCTGGTGACGGCCTACCCCCGGGGCAGCCTCGCGCCCCAGGCCCGCTACTGGATGGCGCGCAGCCAGGAGCTGGGCGGCGCCACGGCGGACGTGGTGGGGCCGGAGTACGAGCGGCTCATCGCATCGGCACCGGCGTCGTTCTACGCGCTGCTCGCCTCGGAGCGGCTCCAGGAGCTGGGACGGCCGGCTCCAGCGCGCTTCCCCAAGCCGCCCCTGGCGCTGGAGCTGCCACGTCCGCCCGAGCTCGCGCTCGCGGTGGAGCTGACGCGCGCGGGGCTCTTCCGGGACGCGGCGGATGAAGTGGAGTCGCACGTGACGAGGCTGCGCTCGGCGGACCAGGCGCTGCCGTTCGCGCACGCGCTCTTGAGCCTGGGTGAGTTCGGCCACGCGCACACGGTGGCGGCGCGTCACCTGTGGGGCCGGGCCTTCGGCTCGCGCGAGCCGGACGCGCTGGCGGCCTTCTACCCGCGCGCCTTCTCCAACGCGGTGGAGCAGGCGGCGACCACGCACAAGGTCGACCCGTTCCTCGTCTGGGCCATCATGCGCCGCGAGAGCGCCTTCAAGCCCGAGGTGATGAGCGCGGCGGACGCGCGCGGGCTGATGCAGATCATCCCGAAGACGGCGACGGAGATCGCGCAGAAGCTCGCCGAGCCCGCCCCCGCGCCCGCGGACCTCTTCTCGCCCGAGCGGAACATCCGCTACGGCGCCTGGTACCTGTCACGGCTGATGGAGCGCTTCGCGCATCCGGTGCTCGCGGCCGCCGCCTACAACGCGGGCCCCACCGCCGCGGCGAAGTGGGCCCAGGAGCGCGGCGATCTGCCGTTGGACCTCTTCGTGGAGTCCATCCCCTTCCGCGAGACGCGCGGCTACGTGAAGCAGGTGGTGGCGGACCTGTTCCTCTACCACGGCTTCTACGACGCCCAGGGAACCCAGCAGCCCCGACTGTCGCTCGTGGTGCCCGCCCCCTCGAAGGAGGGCGTCACCTTCTGA
- the cmk gene encoding (d)CMP kinase has translation MTSARCFIVAIDGPAGAGKSTVSKLLARRLGFSLVDTGAIYRCVALLARRERIAYDDDARLGELLGRVHIHFQVVGEENRVFLGDEDVSGEIRSPEISMAASQVSGRPVVRAGLLQLQRRLALESSKGSILEGRDIGTVVFPDADAKFFLEASPEVRARRRFEELFQKGVESSLGDVLADQTKRDKDDSARAVAPLKAADDAVRVDSSSLPLSEVVHNMEAEILRRMAARG, from the coding sequence GTGACGAGCGCTCGCTGCTTCATCGTCGCCATCGACGGTCCCGCGGGCGCGGGCAAGTCCACGGTGTCCAAGCTGCTGGCGCGCAGGCTCGGCTTCAGCCTGGTGGACACGGGCGCCATCTACCGCTGCGTGGCGCTGCTCGCGCGGCGTGAGCGCATCGCCTACGACGACGACGCCCGCCTGGGTGAGCTGCTGGGCCGCGTGCACATCCACTTCCAGGTGGTGGGCGAGGAGAACCGCGTGTTCCTGGGCGACGAGGACGTGTCCGGGGAGATCCGCTCGCCGGAGATCTCCATGGCCGCCTCGCAGGTGTCGGGCCGTCCGGTGGTGCGCGCGGGGCTGCTGCAGCTCCAGCGGCGGCTCGCGCTCGAGTCGAGCAAGGGCTCCATCCTGGAGGGGCGCGACATCGGCACGGTGGTGTTCCCGGACGCGGACGCCAAGTTCTTCCTGGAGGCCAGCCCCGAGGTGCGCGCGCGGCGCCGCTTCGAGGAGCTGTTCCAGAAGGGCGTGGAGAGCAGCCTGGGCGACGTGCTCGCGGACCAGACCAAGCGCGACAAGGACGACTCCGCGCGCGCGGTGGCCCCGCTGAAGGCCGCGGATGACGCCGTCCGCGTGGACTCCAGCAGCCTTCCGCTGTCGGAGGTCGTCCACAACATGGAGGCGGAGATCCTCCGCCGCATGGCCGCGCGAGGGTAG